The bacterium nucleotide sequence GACGCGGCGGCGGTGCGCCGCCGATTCCAGGACGGCCTGCGCGACGACGTGGCGATCGAATTCTTCACATCCTCGTCGAGCGGCCTGGCCGTCCCCGGATGGGAGTGCGAGCTCTGCCCGATGACGCGGCAACTGCTCGAAGAGCTCGTGGCGCTGGATCCCAGGTTGAAGCTCGAGGTCCGCAGCGCCGCCGCCGAGCCAACCGGCGGAGGCGCGCTTCCGGTCGAACGCATCCCGGCCGTTCTCCTCGGCCGCAACGGGCGTTCAGGCACGAGTTCAGGGATCCGGTTTTACGGCATCCCCTCGGGCTACGAGTTTGCGGCGCTGATCGACGATCTCATCGCCGTCTCCCGAAGCGACAGCGGGCTGGCGCCGGAGACCAGGGCGGCGCTCGCAACGCTCGCCCGGGACGTCCACCTCCAGGTGTTCGTAACGCCGACCTGTCCCTATTGCCCGGGGGCCAGCCGCCTGGCGCACGCGATGGCGCTCGAATCGCCGCGGGTACGCGCCGACGTCATCGAGTCGATGGAGTTCCCGGCGCTCGCCGACCGGTACGGCGTGTACGGAGTCCCGAAGATCGTACTCAACGAGGCCCGGAGCTTCGAGGGCGCGCTGCCGGAGCCGGCCTTCCTCGAACAGGTCATGGCCGCCGCGGCGGCGGACGCCGCTCCCGCGGCAAGGGGTGAGTGACGATGCAGGTGCAGGCGCGGTGGACGTCCGGCATGCGATTCGAAGGGACGAACGCGGACGGGCTGAGCGTGACGATGGACGCTCATCCCGAACACGGCGGCGCCGGAGGCGGGCCGGCGCCGATGGAGACCCTGCTCCTCGCGCTTGCCGGGTGCACCGGCGCGGACGTGGTCTCGATCCTCCGGAAGATGCGCGCTCCGTTGGATCGCTTCACGATCGAAGTACACGCCGACCGGGCGGCGGAGCATCCCCGGGTGCTCACCGCGATCCATCTGCGCTACGATGCCGCAGGACGCGGGCTGCAGCCGGACCAGGTGAAAAAAGCAGTCGCCCTGTCCCAGGAGAAATACTGCTCAGTGTCGGCCATGCTGCGCCGGGCCACCCCCATCACCTACGACGTCGTCGTGACCGACACGAGCGCCGGCTCGGAAGGCGCGCGGGCCCACGCCCCGGCCGCGGGGCAGGCCGGATAGCCGACATCGTCACCGAGGAGCGAGTGCATGGCCGCGACGTTACGGCTCGAGAAAGACACCGAAGCCGCGATCCAGGCGCGCCTGAGGCGAGTCGAAGGGCAGGTCGCCGGCCTGCAGCGGATGCTGGCGCAAGGACGCGACTGCACGGAAATCGCCCAGCAGGTCGCCGCCGCGCGGGCGGCGCTGGACCGCGTGGCCATCGACCTCATCGCGGCGGGCCTCGAGCAATGCGTGCGGATGGAGGCGGACGGCAAGCCCCAGGCGGCCGGCGCGCTCGCGAAACTGAGACAGACGTTCTTGATGTTCAGATAGACCGGCGGGACGACCGGTCAGCCCACCCCGAATCGTCGGAAGACGCGCATCTTCACGGTATCCGCGGCGGCGAGGTACGCCGCGGCGAGGCCCAAAAGGCTCAGCACGGTCGTGGGGGCGACCGGCGCCATGAGCCAGCCCCGGGTCGCCAGCAGGCCGACGGCGAGCAGGTCCCCCGCCGTGCTCGCGACCAGCCACAGGCCCGGCCGCGTCCCCCAGAAGCGCCGGCGCTCGCGCACGAGATAGACGGTGGCCTGCCCGCTCGCGACCAGCCAGACAAAGACGACGGTCTGGAGCGCGGGAACGGGCAGCCGGAGCGCATACCGCCCCACCCCGACAACCGCAAACGAAAAGCAGAGCAAGATCAGGGCGATGCCGAGGGCCGCGCCGACCAGGGACCGGACGTCCCAGCGATCGGGCATCGCGCTGAACGAGACCCGGTCGGTCGCGATCGACATCGTCACGAAGTCGTTCGCGAACAGGAGCAGAA carries:
- a CDS encoding thioredoxin family protein, with the protein product MTLLKPADAAAVRRRFQDGLRDDVAIEFFTSSSSGLAVPGWECELCPMTRQLLEELVALDPRLKLEVRSAAAEPTGGGALPVERIPAVLLGRNGRSGTSSGIRFYGIPSGYEFAALIDDLIAVSRSDSGLAPETRAALATLARDVHLQVFVTPTCPYCPGASRLAHAMALESPRVRADVIESMEFPALADRYGVYGVPKIVLNEARSFEGALPEPAFLEQVMAAAAADAAPAARGE
- a CDS encoding OsmC family protein — protein: MQVQARWTSGMRFEGTNADGLSVTMDAHPEHGGAGGGPAPMETLLLALAGCTGADVVSILRKMRAPLDRFTIEVHADRAAEHPRVLTAIHLRYDAAGRGLQPDQVKKAVALSQEKYCSVSAMLRRATPITYDVVVTDTSAGSEGARAHAPAAGQAG
- a CDS encoding metal-sensing transcriptional repressor, giving the protein MAATLRLEKDTEAAIQARLRRVEGQVAGLQRMLAQGRDCTEIAQQVAAARAALDRVAIDLIAAGLEQCVRMEADGKPQAAGALAKLRQTFLMFR